In Spirochaeta thermophila DSM 6578, the DNA window TTCCTGTATGTGATGTGGAAAATTTGTGGATAACATGCGAGGGAGTACGAGATGGAACACGCCTGGGATTACAGCATCGTATGGAAGGAAACACTCAATCTCCTGAGGGGCGTCCTCAGCGAACAGGAGTTTCGCCTCTGGTTTTTCGAGGTGGACTACTACGACGGATCGGAGGAGACCCTCAGGATCAGGGTCCCTTCCTCTTTCGTCCGGGATCAGATCAAGCAGCGGTATCAGAGGCTCATAGAAGACAAGTTCTACGAACTCCTCGGAAGAAAACTCCTGCTCGATTTCGTGGTGGAAAAGAGGTCCCTCGCCCAGGAACGACCTGTTTCCTCTTCCTCCCCCCAAAGGGAAATCCCAAAGGAGAGACCACCCCATCCCCAGCTCCGTCGAGACTATACCTTTGAGAACTTCGTGATCGGTGAGAACAATGCGTTCGCTGCGAACGCAGCACTCGCGATTGCAAAGAATCCCGGAACGGCTTACAACCCGTGTCTCATCTATGGAGGCGTCGGCCTGGGAAAGACACACCTCCTCCAATCCATTGGCAACTCGGTGTATGGGGAATTCCAAAATCTGAAAGTGGTGTACGTCACTGCGGAGGAATTCACCAACGAATTCATCGCCTCGATTCAGAACAAAGAGACCCACAAGTTCAAGACAAAATACCGAAACGTGGACGTACTCCTCATCGACGACATCCACTTCTTCATGAACAAGACCGAAACCCAGGAAGAACTCTTCCACACCTTCAATGCGCTCTACGATGCCAACAAACAGATGGTGTTCACCTGTGACCGCCCGGTCTCCGAACTGAAGAACATCAGTCATCGCCTCAGGAGCAGGTTCGAGCGGGGTCTCAATGTCGATCTCCAACCTCCTTCGTTCGAGACCAGGTATGCCATTCTCAAAAAAAAGATAGAACAGAAACCCATTCATATACCCGACGAGGTCATCACCTTCATCGCCGAACACGTCACCACAAATGTAAGGGATCTCGAGGCCGCACTCACCAAACTCATCGCATACGCCGAGCTCGTACATAGGGATATCACCATCGATATCGCAAAGTCACAGCTCAAGGACATGTTCACGACCACGAAACAGACGAACATCACGATAGATCTCATACAGAAGGTGGTGGCCGACTACTTCGGGATCACGCAGAGCGACCTTAGAAACAAGAAGAGGACCAGGACGGTGGTCTTCCCTCGGCAGATCGCCATGTACATCGCAAGGGAACTTACTGAATACTCGACTAC includes these proteins:
- the dnaA gene encoding chromosomal replication initiator protein DnaA, which produces MEHAWDYSIVWKETLNLLRGVLSEQEFRLWFFEVDYYDGSEETLRIRVPSSFVRDQIKQRYQRLIEDKFYELLGRKLLLDFVVEKRSLAQERPVSSSSPQREIPKERPPHPQLRRDYTFENFVIGENNAFAANAALAIAKNPGTAYNPCLIYGGVGLGKTHLLQSIGNSVYGEFQNLKVVYVTAEEFTNEFIASIQNKETHKFKTKYRNVDVLLIDDIHFFMNKTETQEELFHTFNALYDANKQMVFTCDRPVSELKNISHRLRSRFERGLNVDLQPPSFETRYAILKKKIEQKPIHIPDEVITFIAEHVTTNVRDLEAALTKLIAYAELVHRDITIDIAKSQLKDMFTTTKQTNITIDLIQKVVADYFGITQSDLRNKKRTRTVVFPRQIAMYIARELTEYSTTEIGEYFGGRDHTTVMYAIQKIESKMRTDPTLDTIIAQLIREVQEGTK